Within Gemmatimonadota bacterium, the genomic segment ACGGCGTGCCTGCGTCAGAGACGAAGGTCTTCGGACGCGCGATGGACCGCGCTGCAAGGTATCTTCCTGCCATTTTGATGCCTCCTTTTGTGGGATTCAACCCGGGGAGGACGGTCGAAACGAACTGCTGTGATCATCGAGCCGTCCATGGTTTCAGCGAACTGTGTTCCCGCGGGTGCGACGACGGTATCTACATATCTACATTACGGATGCACTTATATACACTCCGGATGCACATTTTCTTCGAATCATTCGCAAAAATACATCAAAGGCGGAATCTCGTCCGACCCGGTTCCGTTCTGGCTAACGCCGAAGCCCCGATCCGGTTCCCTCGACCTGCGCTTTCAGGTCGTCCCGGGTGAACCAGTTGAGCGGTCCGGGAATGGAACAGGCCAGCGAAGCCGCGGCGCTGCCGTACTGGAGGGCGGAACGGGTGCCGTCCTCCAGGCAGCCGAGGAGATAACCCGCCGCGAAGGCGCTCAGCGCCCCGTCGGTATCGACCGCCTTGATCTCCCCCGTTCGCTCCTCGAAGGACTCTCCGGACGGGGTAACCGCGACGGCGGACCAGTCCGCGGCCCCTTCGGCGGTCAAGCCCTGCTCCACGACCGCCGCGTGCTTCGAAGCGAACCGGTTCCGCGCCAGGTCGGCCGCCGTGTCCAAAGGGCCTTCGAAACCCCAAGTCGTCTCCAGGGTCCGCCGTGTCGTCACGAGGATGCCCGCGGTTTCCACGAGTCCGAGCACGCTGCCGCCGACCGGGGCGTTGAGACGCTCCATGTCCGGAACGTCCAGCAAGATGCTGACCGGGTGGTCCGCGGCCCGGGCGTACTCGAGGGCGGATTCCAGCCGTCTGGCGTTCGCGGCATCGAGCATCGGCTCCGTGAGATCCAGGTGAAGGACGGCCGCGTCGCGGGCCGCGGCCCAGTCCTCCGCGACGGGAGGGGCAGCACGAAAGGCGGTACCGTCCATGTCGTACCAGCACCGGGCCGGCCGGGGCGCGCTGCCCGTCTCGGCGTAGCACAGCCCGGTGCGGCCCCCGGGCACGCGGACTACGTGCCGGGTGTCCACACCGTGCTCCCGGACCTTGTTGACGAGTTTCATGCCCAGGGGCGTATCGCCCACGGTGGAAAGCCAGGCCGTCCGCAGGCCAAGCCTTGCGAGACCGACCGCGGCTTCCAGTGCGCCGCCGGACACGGCCGCGTCGAAGCCGCCGGCCTGCTCGAACCGCTCCCGCCCCCTCGGGGTAAGGCGCAGAAATCCCTCGCCCCAGGTCACCACGTCGTAACTTTTATCACGCTTCCTCATGGCTTGCGCTCCCTCATGGCTTGCGTTCCCGCCCGTCCTCCTCGATGGACTCCAGGAATTTCAGCGACTTCAACTCCCGCCCGTCATCCATCTGGTACAGGTAGAAGGCGCGGATGGCGCGCTGGATCTCCCGGCGGGACGTGCCGACGGGTTTCAGCCGGGGCAAATGCTCCAGTGGCATTTCGCGAACATGGGACAGCAACCGGGTGGTGCCCAGGGAGAGCTGCATGGCCTCGCCGTCCTGCGCCTGGCAGTCCCGGCACAGGACCCCGCCCAGGGACGGACTGAACCGGACCGAGGCTTCCTCCGGGCGCTCCCCGCAACCCAGGCAGGCGGCGAACTCCGGACCGGTGCCGTAGACGTCGGCAAATTCGATCTGAAAGCGCCAGAACAGCATTTCGCACGCGTCCGCGGACAGCTGGTCGATCGCTTCAAGCGTGCGGAAAATCAGAGCGAAGAGTTGCTCGCCGGGCTCTTCGCCTAGGACGAGCCGGTTCACCAGTTCACATACGGCGCTGGCATAGGCCACCTTCGTCAGGTCTTCCCCGATTCGCCTGAAGTACGGTCCCGCCTCGACTTTCGAGAGATTTTGCAGTTCACGGTTCTCGCGATGGTTGTACGATACGGTGATCACGCGAAGCGGTTGGAGCGAGGACGCCATCCTGCTCTTCGGTTGCCGCGCCCCGCGGGCCACGAGCTTCACCTTTCCGAACGCACGCGCGTATACCGTGACCAGGAGACTGGTATCTCCCAGCGGGATTCGATTCAGAACGATGGCTTCCGAGGATCGTATGGCCATGAGGAGGCCCGGTGGTTACCGGGAGGAAACCGTTTCAGCGGCCGGGATCGGACGTCCTGACTTCGGTGGAATCCGTTTCGGCGGAATCTACTTCGGCGGAATCCGTTTCCGCGGGGAATCGGTATATCAACTCGTCTTCCCGGACCATGCCGTGTTCCTCCCGGGCCCGCCTCTCCAGTTCGAAGCGCGTTTGGTCGTCCGTCTCGGCATCGCCCTCCAGCAGTTCCAGTTCGCCGGTCAGCACGCGCTCCCTGGATTCCCATTCCTTCAAGTCGGCCTGCAACCGGGATCGCTGCTCCTTGAGTTTCCACATGTTGTACCAGCCGTAATCTCCAGCGATAAATACGTAGCCGAACACGACGGCGATCACGCCGAGGACGATCCACCTCAGCCGGGTCCGCTTCCTGGGCAGCCGGCGCCGCCCGGTCGCAAACGCCCTCGAGGCATCGGATGCTGCCGAGGCATCGGACGACGCTTCGGAATCGGATTTGAAAGGCCCCGTATCGGTCATGGGACGTGCTCCGCCTATGAGGCCCGGCGCAGGATGGACCGGCCCGCGTACCTGGCCCGGTCGCCGAGTTCTTCTTCGATCCGCAGCAGCTGGTTGTACTTCGCGGTCCGTTCGGAACGGCAGAGGGAACCGGTCTTGATCTGGCCGGCCGATTTCGCCACCGCGATATCCGCGATCGTCGTGTCTTCCGTCTCTCCGGACCGGTGGGAAATCACCGCCGTGTATCCCGAGGACTGCGCCATGTCGATGGCTTCGAAGGTCTCCGTCAGCGTGCCGATCTGGTTGATCTTGATCAGAATGCTGTTGGCCACGCCGCTTCGGATGCCCCGGGAAAGCCGGCCGGTGTTGGTCACGAAGAGGTCGTCGCCGACGAGCTGCACTTCATCGCCAAGCCGGTCGGTAAGCCTTTTCCATCCGTTCCAGTCGTCCTCCGCCAGGCCGTCTTCGATGGAAACGACGGGATACCTGCCGGCAAGGTCAGCGTAGTATTCGATCAACTCCTCCGCGGTTTTCTCGGGCCGGGCTTCCGCTTCCAGCCGGTATTTGCCCGTTTCGTGGAACTCCGAAGCCGCCGCGTCGAGGGCGATCGCCACATCGGCGCCCGGCTCGTAACCGGCATCGGAAATGCCCGACTTCAGCATCTCGACGGCCTCCGCGTTCGATGAGAGGTCCGGGGCGAAACCGCCTTCGTCGCCCACGGCGGTCGCGTAACCGTTCTTCAGGAGCACCGCCTTGAGGCTGTGGAAGACCTCGGCGCCCATGCGCAACGCCTCGGCGAAGGTGGAAGCGCCCACGGGCATGATCATGAACTCCTGCAGATCCACGTTGTTGTCGGCGTGAGATCCCCCGTTGAGGATATTCATCATGGGAACGGGGAGCTGGCAGGCCCCGTCGCCTCCGAGGTACCGGTACAACGGCAGGCCGGCCGCTTCCGCCGCCGCGCGGGCCACCGCCAGCGACACGCCGAGGATGGCGTTGGCGCCGACGACGTCCTTGTTGTCCGAACCGTCGAGTTCGATCATGGCGCGGTCCACCCCGGCCAGGTCGGTTCCGTCCCGGCCGCGCAGCGCCGCGGCGATCTCACCGTTGACGCTGGCAACGGCGCCGAGCACGCCTTTGCCGAGGTAGCGCGACCCGTCACCGTCGCGGCGCTCGTGCGCCTCGTGGGCGCCCGTCGAAGC encodes:
- the recO gene encoding DNA repair protein RecO, which translates into the protein MAIRSSEAIVLNRIPLGDTSLLVTVYARAFGKVKLVARGARQPKSRMASSLQPLRVITVSYNHRENRELQNLSKVEAGPYFRRIGEDLTKVAYASAVCELVNRLVLGEEPGEQLFALIFRTLEAIDQLSADACEMLFWRFQIEFADVYGTGPEFAACLGCGERPEEASVRFSPSLGGVLCRDCQAQDGEAMQLSLGTTRLLSHVREMPLEHLPRLKPVGTSRREIQRAIRAFYLYQMDDGRELKSLKFLESIEEDGRERKP
- a CDS encoding septum formation initiator family protein, whose amino-acid sequence is MTDTGPFKSDSEASSDASAASDASRAFATGRRRLPRKRTRLRWIVLGVIAVVFGYVFIAGDYGWYNMWKLKEQRSRLQADLKEWESRERVLTGELELLEGDAETDDQTRFELERRAREEHGMVREDELIYRFPAETDSAEVDSAETDSTEVRTSDPGR
- a CDS encoding phosphopyruvate hydratase — translated: MTDIVSIRGREILDSRGNPTVEAEVRLSCGAFGRAIVPSGASTGAHEAHERRDGDGSRYLGKGVLGAVASVNGEIAAALRGRDGTDLAGVDRAMIELDGSDNKDVVGANAILGVSLAVARAAAEAAGLPLYRYLGGDGACQLPVPMMNILNGGSHADNNVDLQEFMIMPVGASTFAEALRMGAEVFHSLKAVLLKNGYATAVGDEGGFAPDLSSNAEAVEMLKSGISDAGYEPGADVAIALDAAASEFHETGKYRLEAEARPEKTAEELIEYYADLAGRYPVVSIEDGLAEDDWNGWKRLTDRLGDEVQLVGDDLFVTNTGRLSRGIRSGVANSILIKINQIGTLTETFEAIDMAQSSGYTAVISHRSGETEDTTIADIAVAKSAGQIKTGSLCRSERTAKYNQLLRIEEELGDRARYAGRSILRRAS